The window TACGGCATTACAGAATATACAGGTGCTGTTACGATGTGGAAAGAGCAGATGGATAAAGAGAAGTTTGACTCGATGGGCAAATCTGTCATGCATGGGGAAATGAAAATTATTGATGTCAAGACAGAGCAAGCGTTACCAATTGGACAGGTAGGAGAAATAATCCTACGCGGCCCACAAGTTTTCGTCGGCTACTTTGATAATGCAGAAGCTACGCATAAAGTATTAAAAAATGGATGGTATTCTACAGGGGATGTTGGCTATATCGATCATGATGGCTATTTGTATGTCGTTGATCGAATGAAAGATATGATTATTAGTGGTGGCGAGAATATTTACTCAGCCGAATTAGAATTAGTCCTCTCTACACATCCGAGCGTTGCGGATGTAGCTGTTATTGGCGTTCCTGATGAAAAGTGGGGAGAGATTCCAAGGGCCTATATCGTGATAACACCAGAAGCTGCCATTACTGAAACCGCTCTTATTCACTTTTGTAAGGAAAAATTAGCCGCCTATAAAGTAGTGAAGGAAGTCATTTTTGTGGAACAACTTCCTCGTAACGCTGTTGGAAAGTTACTCAAGCATCAGTTAAAACAAGCAGTAGCTCAATGATGAAGGAACCTGCTTAATATAGTTTGGATACTAAAAAATATTGCTTCCCTTGCTCGGGCAATCCGCAAACCTTGCAGATGAATACGTCTAAGGAGTCTTTTGATGTAAGACGTAATAAAAATGTTTGTGTAATTCAGGTAGTGAAACCAAACATGCTACAGATGAACGCAAGTTGGACGAATCCGTGAAAAGAAAGTAGCGTTGCTATAGCTTAAAGGGAGTTACACATTTTGAAAAGCATAGGTCTTGTAAGAAAGGTAGATGAACTTGGCTTATCAAGACCTATATATATAAAACTAAGGGGTATTACATATTGTGCATGACTAATATGTAATACCCCTTTATTTTAGATTAATTAGGACATCACAAGTTCAAATGGCAATAGATATAGCGACTTTCTTAGGTCGTTATGAATCAAAAAATAATTGAATAAAAAATAACAGCAAGCAATTCCTCCACCAATACATCGATTTGGTGGGGGCATTGCGTTTTTTTTATTATAAATTAATCGTGCCTTCAAAAAATAAAGTTCGAAAATTGATTCACATAAACTCCCGTATATCTCTAGATAAACTTCGCAGTATCTCCATATAAACTACAGATTACTCTTATATAGTAGAGCTATCAAGGAGGTAATAAAAATGAATTTTATCAAACGTGCATTTTTAAGTGTTAAAGCAAGAATGGGGAAATCGTTAATATTATTTACTGTATTTTTAGTAGTTTCTAATTTAGTATTAGCGGGCTTTGCAATACAAAATGTCTCACAAAAGGCGAATGATCATGCTAGACAAACATTAGGTGTAGACGTGAGCCTTAGAATGGACGAAGAGAAGCTTATGGAAAATGTGGCGAAACAGCGAGAAGAGAATCCAAATGGAAAAATAAAACACCCTGAACTTTTTGCAGATGAAGCAGACCAGTTAGCTAAATCACCATATGTAACAGACTACAACTATCTGAAGAGTGACATGCTTGTAGCGGATGATTTCACGCCTATTAATGGTGACGAAGGTGACGAAGGGGTAAGTGGAGCAGTAGGTGGTAGTAATTCTGGAAATATGAAAATGCCTAATACATTTATCCAAGGTGTGAGAAGTTCTGATTTATTGCAAGATTTTACAGATGGAACGAATGAAATTATTGACGGTCGTCCGATTACATCAGAGGATACGAATAAGAAAGTAGCTCTGATTGAAAAACAGTTAGCCGAACAAAACGAGCTTCAAGTGGGTGATAAGTTAAAGATCCAATCAATGGATGATACATCGAAGGTAGAGTTAGAAATAATAGGGATATACAAAAATTCCGGGATAACTGACTTCGAGGCAAATTTACCAGCTATGATGCATCCGTCTAACAAAATATACACGATTTATGATTCGACGAAAGAAATGTCTGAAGAAAGTGATGAAAAGGGTGTATCCATTAACGAAGCAATTTACTACTTAAATGATCCAGAGAATATTCAGGATTTTAAAACAGACGCAAAGAAAACAAATATTGATTACGATTTATTTAAGTTAGATGCGCATGATGCATTATATCAAAAAATGGTAGGCCCTATCGAGAATATTGCCGCTACTTCCAAAATGATTGTCTATTTAGTATCCATTGCAGGGTCCATTATATTAGGTCTTATTATTATGTTGACTATAAAAGAGCGACGTAAGGAATTAGGTATTCTGTTGGCAATCGGTGAAAAAAAGAGGAAATTAATAGGGCAGCTGTTAGTAGAAGTACTATGTATAGCGGTACTAGCATTTGGCATTTCTATCATTACAGGTGGAACAGTGTCTCAAAAAATGGGAGACAGTTTATTACAGCAAGAAGTTATTGCTGCCGAAGATCAACAACAAGAATCAAATAATCTAGGATTCTCATTTGGCATGATGAATAAACAAGAAAAAGATGTAGAACCTATCGATGATATTGATGTAAGTATAACGTCACAAGATGTGTTGAATTTAGGTGGATTAGGACTATTAATTTCCATTTTATCAACACTTCTACCAGCATTATCAATTCTTCGCTTAAATCCAAAAGAAATACTATTAAAAGATGAGTAGGAGGAGTCATATGGACACTATATTACAATTTAAAAATCTATATTACTATTATCAAACTAATAATAAGAAGAGTACTTTATTAGAGAATGTAAACTTTACCTTTGAAACAGGGTGTTTCTATAGCATTTTAGGACCATCAGGTTCAGGAAAAACAACAGCACTTAGTTTAGCGAGTGGGTTAGATAACCCTAAAGAAGGACATGTGCTCTACAAAGGAAAAGATATACGGAAAATTGGTTTGGATAAATATAGAAATAAATATGTTTCGATAATCTTTCAATCCTATAATCTCATTACGTATATGACGGCTCTTCAAAATGTCGTCACAGCAATGGAAATTACAGGGGTTAACATAAAAGATAAAAAGAGAAGAGCGCTTGAGTTATTAGAAATGGTTGGCTTGTCGGAAATCGAAGCAAAAAGAAAGGTTTTACAGCTTAGTGGCGGTCAACAACAGCGTGTAGCCATTGCCCGTGCATTATCTTGTGATGTAGATTTATTAATTGCGGATGAACCAACTGGTAATCTAGATGAGAAAACTTCGGATGAAATTATCAAATTATTTAAAGAACTGGCTCATAAAGAAAACAAATGTATCATCGTTGTTACGCATTCCCAGGAAGTAGCTAAACAATCTGATAAAGTAGTGTACCTTGAACAACGAAATTTGGTTTGTAAAAATTTGAAGAAAAAATAGGAACAAAAATTTTTTCAAAACGCTTTTTATAAAAATGTAAAATCGGAGTGAAAAAAATGTGGACAAAAATAGCAGCATCTATTGGCTTAGTATCTATCGGAATAGCAATAGCTTTATATATGAATTTGGGGAATTTAGGTGGAGACTTGAATCAAAATGAAACCAATACGCAGCAAGACAATAAAACGTATTCAGAAGAAAATACTCCTGATCAGCGGCAGTGGGAATCTCCAAATCCAAGGGGAGAAATGACGCCAGAACAGTGGGAGGAGTTCTCATCAAAACCAGGTGAACGGACACCAGAACAGTGGGATCCTTTCTCATCTAATTCAGAAGAGGATATGATACAAGGTTCTACATCTCCTAATTAAATTTATTTGATGTATTAGGTGAATACTCTAAGGTAATTAATTCTATTAGAAAGAAAAGTTAATGATACTTTAGCCCGTCAGATTTACTTTCAGGCAGCAATGACTAGTTATCAATAACGTATATTTCCCTTAGGATAGACAGGTGAAAATTAAAATATGTTTATCTTAGGGGGAATTTCGATGAATAGGATTGTATACATCATGAAGATGAAAAAAATAACCTATAAGCTCTTTATGATCACGTCTCTCATATTGTTATCTTTTGCAGTCTTGATTTATTTAATTTTATACTTCTTCCTTCCAACGTTTTATGAACAATATAAAACCAATCAGCTTCAATCGGGAATAGAGGAAATAATCCATAATTCTGAGAATTTAACATTAACAAATGCAATACCGCTTTTTGACGACTACATCAAAAATAACAATTCTAACATTTACCTTCAAACTAAAGACGGAACTATAATATATTCGCCTACTTTCATGATGCAGGGAATTAAGCAACCACCAAATCTTACTGCAGAATCAGCATTAATACCGAATGAAGAAACTCTAAAAAATGCATTTTTTATTACTTTGCCGATTCAATTCCTAGATGAAGGTAATTTAACGGTTACTGTATTCGCGACATTTCAGCCTATTGATGAAGCGTCACAGGTTTTAGTACGTTTTCTTCCTTATATAAGTATCATTGTAGTATGTATTGGATTAGGGAGTGCCTATTTATATTCAAGGTTCATTACAAAACCGCTCATTTATATAAATGAGCGTGCGCAAAAGATGGCAAACCTGGATTTTTCCGAAAACGTCGTAGTCCGTTCAAATGACGAATTAGAGGAACTGTCCAATAGCTTGAATGAGATGTCGAATAATTTGCAACAAACCATGCATGATTTACAAAAAGTAAATGAGCAATTAAAAGATGATATTGAAAGAGAAAGAGAAATCGAAACAAAACGTAGGGAATTTTTCGCAACTGTTGCCCATGAATTAAAGACTCCTCTCACTGTGATGAAAGGATACTCAGAAGGGATGATTTATAATATTGGTCCTTATCAAAATCGTGACTTCTACTTAGAAAAAAACCACAAAATTATTGAAAGTATGGAACAATTAGTTCGAGAGATTTTGAGTATGTCTAAACTAGAACAAGATACCTTTAAGGTGGAATTGGAAGAAGTCAACCTCTTAGAATTAATTGATACAATTACAAAAAATCTCGGATTTTTCGCTTCTCAAAAAGACATTAAGATAATAAAGCAAATCTCTCCTTACATTAACGTACGTACAAATCGCGATTTATTAGAAAAAGCCTTTAAAAATATTATTCATAATGCGATTATGTATTCACCGCATAGAGAAACCGTATATATAGAGTTAACTGAGCATCCAAAAGACAATCAAATTCAAATACAAGTGATTAATACAGGTGTACAAATTAAAGAAGAGGAAATACAACAATTATTCCAGCCATTTTATAGAATCGAAAGATCGAGAAATAGGAATACTGGTGGAAGTGGACTAGGTCTATATATTGTAAAACAAGTTTTTGAGTCCCTTTCAATCATCTATTCAATGAAGAATACTGAAGATGGCGTACAATTTTTAGTTACTATACCTAAATGGATAAGGAAATAATTAAAAAGCACATTAAAACATACAAATTGTCTCAGATATTTCGCTGAGACAATTTTTTACTTTTGAATAGAAAAAATTTAGTATCCGGCAACTTCAAAAGGTACTTGAGTAAAAAGTTGGCGGGAGTGCTATGAACATCTATACTGCACAGAGATAAAATATATAGGGAAAATACTCCAGATGCGCCAAAATCTCCAGGTAATCTTCAGATATTCTTCATAGTAACTACAGATAACGCCTATACAATTAAGACTGTAAGACAAAATACTTTAAGAGGAGATTAAAAACTATGAAAAAGAGAAAGAAATTGGCTGCTACTACTTTAGGTGCTGTATTTGCGCTTTCAACTTTTGGAGCTGCGTTTGCTGCCGAAGTCCCAACCGAAATTATTGGAAGTAGTGAATTTGTAAAAGGGCAAGTTGGTAAACCAGCCAACTTTGATGAGATTTCTAAAGAAAAAGTACAAGAAATCTTTAACCAAGTAAAAGCAGGTACATTAACGAAAGAGGAAGCAACAAAACAACTTGATGAAGCTCTTGGGATTAAGAGATAAAAATAAAGTGAGTAGTCCAGTAAGTAAACCTGCGGTATTTAAAGAAAAGGTATAAGCTATTTAACTAGCACGAATAGGTGCACTCGGAAGCAATAAGCCAACTTGATGAAGATCAGAATATGAAGTAATAAAAAACAAACTTAAATAATACAGCAATACAAAAGGGAAAGCAGCAGCTGAAGGGTACACATATAATGTGAATCCGAAGATTGTGAAAGAGAATTAAGCTAAAATCTTTTAGGTTTTGACTTCCTTAGTATATGTGAGTGATGAGTAATTCAATAGCAACACTAATAACTGGGAATTTTTAAAGTATTAAGCAGAAGTTGCTCACTGATCTTTTGGAAGTGGGTAATTTCTGCTTAATTATGTTAAAATAATTTTCCTTAGGAATTGGTTATAATTTCATGAATTAATAATAATTGGGATTTTTGGTGTTTAAATCTTTCTCTAGGGAAAGATTTGGAAGTTTCTTACTTAAATAGCTTATAGATTATTACCGTTCAAAAATATCGAAACATGTCGCAGAATAGTGTAAAAAGATATCGTGTTATTGTGAAGAGAGGACTGTTGTAATGAAGTAAATAAGCATGTATGCTAGCAACTTTGTAAAGTAGAAATCACGG of the Lysinibacillus fusiformis genome contains:
- a CDS encoding ABC transporter ATP-binding protein; translated protein: MDTILQFKNLYYYYQTNNKKSTLLENVNFTFETGCFYSILGPSGSGKTTALSLASGLDNPKEGHVLYKGKDIRKIGLDKYRNKYVSIIFQSYNLITYMTALQNVVTAMEITGVNIKDKKRRALELLEMVGLSEIEAKRKVLQLSGGQQQRVAIARALSCDVDLLIADEPTGNLDEKTSDEIIKLFKELAHKENKCIIVVTHSQEVAKQSDKVVYLEQRNLVCKNLKKK
- a CDS encoding ABC transporter permease — protein: MNFIKRAFLSVKARMGKSLILFTVFLVVSNLVLAGFAIQNVSQKANDHARQTLGVDVSLRMDEEKLMENVAKQREENPNGKIKHPELFADEADQLAKSPYVTDYNYLKSDMLVADDFTPINGDEGDEGVSGAVGGSNSGNMKMPNTFIQGVRSSDLLQDFTDGTNEIIDGRPITSEDTNKKVALIEKQLAEQNELQVGDKLKIQSMDDTSKVELEIIGIYKNSGITDFEANLPAMMHPSNKIYTIYDSTKEMSEESDEKGVSINEAIYYLNDPENIQDFKTDAKKTNIDYDLFKLDAHDALYQKMVGPIENIAATSKMIVYLVSIAGSIILGLIIMLTIKERRKELGILLAIGEKKRKLIGQLLVEVLCIAVLAFGISIITGGTVSQKMGDSLLQQEVIAAEDQQQESNNLGFSFGMMNKQEKDVEPIDDIDVSITSQDVLNLGGLGLLISILSTLLPALSILRLNPKEILLKDE